One Vicinamibacterales bacterium DNA segment encodes these proteins:
- a CDS encoding L,D-transpeptidase family protein: MRTSFALVLSLVFVGVVTAAGCAKAAKSHEVTPALHEILAANPAPGITAEVWTDLHTFYTQRAEAPAWVDQRRPTAKGTEALQVLNTARQHGFDPADYATPELLTMGQAVEALDKESPERLKRLAEFDVRLTAGLLAFGRDVAMGRSKPNTPDGSWKNQRVAPDYAATFAQAVDEPMKWVESMRPPHPEYAALQKALDDLHGQKEKGGWTAVPAVVLKPGSSGPAVVALRQRLAASGHLKAADGVAPSNRFDTDVEAAVKSFQELHGLKATGVVDAVTTTALNVPIEARIRQVAINLQRWRWLPNDLGARHFIVNIPYFTMAARENGKTVMDIRVVVGKPGHNTPIFSDEMETVVFSPYWNIPDSIAEGETAPAVARDPRYLEKQNIEVLRVSGDKVETLKASDVDWDNADALRNLAFRQRPGANNALGHVKFLFPNSYNVYLHDTPADALFERPGRAFSHGCVRVEEPEKLAKYVLKDFPEWDEPAMFAAMNAGAEKHVKLKEQVPVHIVYFTSWVDDKGGLHFQPDIYGYDRP, encoded by the coding sequence GTGCGAACCTCATTTGCCCTGGTTCTGTCCCTCGTCTTCGTTGGCGTGGTGACCGCCGCTGGCTGCGCCAAGGCCGCGAAATCACACGAAGTCACACCGGCCCTCCACGAGATTCTCGCGGCAAATCCCGCGCCCGGCATCACGGCAGAGGTTTGGACAGATCTACACACGTTCTACACACAAAGAGCCGAGGCCCCGGCATGGGTGGACCAGCGGCGGCCGACCGCCAAGGGCACCGAGGCGCTGCAGGTCCTGAACACCGCGCGCCAGCACGGGTTCGACCCGGCGGACTACGCCACCCCCGAGCTGCTCACCATGGGCCAGGCCGTTGAGGCCCTCGACAAGGAGTCCCCCGAACGCTTGAAGCGCCTCGCCGAGTTCGATGTGCGCCTCACCGCCGGCCTGCTCGCCTTCGGGCGTGACGTCGCGATGGGCCGATCCAAGCCGAACACGCCCGATGGCAGTTGGAAGAACCAGCGCGTGGCCCCGGACTACGCCGCCACGTTTGCGCAGGCCGTGGACGAGCCGATGAAGTGGGTGGAGTCGATGCGGCCGCCCCATCCCGAGTACGCGGCGCTGCAGAAGGCGCTCGACGATCTCCACGGGCAGAAAGAAAAGGGCGGATGGACCGCCGTGCCCGCGGTGGTGTTGAAGCCGGGCTCGTCCGGCCCCGCCGTGGTCGCGCTTCGCCAGCGGCTCGCGGCCAGCGGCCACTTGAAGGCCGCCGACGGGGTAGCGCCATCGAACCGGTTCGACACGGATGTTGAAGCGGCCGTGAAGTCGTTCCAGGAACTGCACGGCCTGAAGGCCACCGGCGTGGTGGACGCGGTCACGACGACGGCGCTGAACGTGCCGATCGAGGCGCGCATCCGCCAGGTCGCGATCAATCTTCAACGGTGGCGATGGCTGCCCAACGACCTGGGCGCCCGCCACTTCATCGTCAACATTCCGTACTTCACCATGGCCGCGCGTGAGAACGGCAAGACCGTGATGGACATCCGCGTGGTGGTTGGCAAGCCCGGGCACAACACGCCGATTTTCAGCGACGAAATGGAAACGGTCGTGTTCAGCCCGTATTGGAACATCCCCGACTCGATCGCCGAAGGCGAGACGGCGCCGGCGGTGGCTCGCGATCCGCGGTACTTGGAGAAGCAGAACATCGAAGTGCTGCGGGTGTCGGGTGACAAGGTCGAAACGCTGAAGGCGTCGGACGTGGATTGGGACAATGCCGACGCCCTGAGGAACCTCGCCTTCCGGCAGCGGCCAGGCGCCAACAACGCCCTGGGCCACGTGAAGTTTCTGTTTCCCAACTCCTACAACGTCTACCTTCACGACACGCCGGCCGACGCGCTGTTCGAGCGGCCGGGCCGTGCCTTCAGTCACGGCTGCGTTCGCGTCGAGGAACCGGAAAAGCTGGCCAAGTACGTGTTGAAGGACTTCCCCGAGTGGGACGAGCCGGCGATGTTTGCGGCCATGAACGCCGGCGCGGAAAAGCACGTGAAACTCAAGGAACAGGTACCGGTCCATATCGTCTATTTCACGTCCTGGGTCGACGACAAGGGCGGCCTCCACTTCCAACCCGACATTTACGGATACGACCGCCCCTAG
- a CDS encoding Stp1/IreP family PP2C-type Ser/Thr phosphatase translates to MQLKVGAATDVGRVRPINEDAYLARPEQGLFVVCDGMGGAASGEVASQIAVKVIGDLFDEAPGVTTAGARLPRSARLGDAVCAANDAIYDHAEADKVHTGMGTTVVSAWIEGDILSLAHVGDSRAYLWHDGQIEPVTSDHSLVEAQVRAGLIDREQSLTSVHQNVLLRALGRELDVEVELDEVRVSAGDCLLLCSDGLTRMVPDAELADTLARFRGDPQGACAHLIAAANAKGGPDNITVVIVEVFD, encoded by the coding sequence ATGCAATTGAAAGTGGGGGCGGCGACCGACGTGGGCCGCGTCCGTCCCATCAACGAAGACGCCTACCTCGCGCGCCCCGAACAAGGCCTGTTCGTGGTGTGCGACGGCATGGGCGGCGCCGCCTCCGGAGAAGTGGCCAGCCAGATCGCCGTGAAGGTGATCGGCGACCTCTTCGACGAAGCGCCTGGCGTCACGACCGCCGGCGCCCGTTTGCCGCGATCCGCGCGTCTGGGCGACGCGGTGTGCGCGGCGAACGACGCCATCTACGACCACGCCGAGGCCGACAAGGTCCACACCGGCATGGGCACGACCGTGGTCAGCGCCTGGATCGAGGGCGACATCCTGAGCCTTGCGCACGTCGGCGACAGCCGCGCCTACCTCTGGCACGACGGCCAGATCGAGCCGGTGACGAGCGATCACTCGCTGGTGGAGGCGCAGGTGCGCGCCGGCCTGATTGACCGCGAGCAGAGCCTGACGTCGGTCCACCAGAACGTCCTGTTACGCGCGCTGGGCCGCGAGCTCGACGTCGAAGTGGAGCTGGACGAAGTGCGCGTGTCGGCGGGCGACTGCCTGTTGCTGTGCAGCGACGGCCTCACGCGGATGGTTCCCGACGCGGAACTGGCCGACACCCTGGCGCGATTTCGTGGCGACCCGCAGGGCGCGTGTGCGCACTTGATTGCGGCCGCCAACGCGAAGGGTGGCCCCGACAACATCACGGTCGTGATCGTCGAAGTGTTCGACTAG
- a CDS encoding EVE domain-containing protein — translation MRWLVKEEPENYSYARFQADGSTVWAGVKNPVAQRNLQSMKKGEPVFFYHTGKEKAVIGTATVAVEAYPDPKNANLVVVELAAGKPLKRPVTLAEIKADKRFADMPLVRIPRLSVQPVTDEQWDMIEAMSKFA, via the coding sequence ATGAGATGGCTCGTCAAAGAAGAACCTGAAAACTACTCGTACGCGCGGTTTCAGGCCGACGGGAGCACCGTGTGGGCCGGCGTCAAGAACCCCGTGGCCCAGAGAAACCTGCAATCGATGAAGAAGGGCGAACCGGTGTTCTTCTACCACACCGGCAAGGAGAAGGCGGTCATCGGCACCGCCACCGTGGCGGTGGAGGCCTATCCGGACCCGAAGAACGCGAACCTGGTGGTGGTGGAACTGGCCGCCGGCAAGCCGCTCAAGCGGCCGGTGACGCTGGCGGAGATCAAGGCCGACAAGCGCTTCGCCGACATGCCCCTGGTCCGGATTCCCCGGTTGTCGGTTCAGCCGGTGACCGACGAGCAATGGGACATGATCGAGGCGATGAGCAAGTTCGCCTAG
- a CDS encoding M20/M25/M40 family metallo-hydrolase, which translates to MEAETLQHFQALLKLDTQSPPGNEVRAVEYLKQVLDKEGIPYQVFAKDPTRPNLVARIKGNGKKKPILIMGHTDVVTVDAKKWTHPPFGAVREGGYIYGRGAVDDKDNLTAALMMILRLKREGTPLDRDVIMLAESGEEGAPDVGAQFMADNHLDAINAEFCFAEGGGVVREGGKVRQANVGTTEKEPRPIEVIARGPAGHGSVPSKNNAVTHLSAAVGKVANWVPPLRVNETTGAYFRKLQTMVTPEVARVYRDVLSPDPKVNGPAAEWLLENQPAHWSMLHTSLVPTIVDAGFRYNVIPSEVKATFDVRLHPDEDQSKFLDEVRKVINDPTVEVRWFRDRYRPAGGSRLDTEAYAVLEAQLKKHYSTEALPTMGTGATDMSNIRAKGPQCYGIGPAIDTEDGPKGFGAHSDQERILESELHRFVRFQYELVMELARAR; encoded by the coding sequence TTGGAGGCAGAAACCCTCCAGCACTTCCAGGCGCTGCTCAAGCTCGACACGCAGAGTCCGCCGGGCAACGAGGTCCGCGCGGTCGAGTACCTCAAGCAGGTGCTCGACAAGGAAGGCATCCCCTACCAGGTGTTCGCCAAGGACCCGACGCGGCCCAACCTGGTCGCGCGGATCAAGGGCAACGGCAAGAAGAAGCCCATCCTGATCATGGGCCACACCGATGTCGTCACCGTGGACGCCAAGAAGTGGACGCATCCGCCCTTCGGCGCCGTGCGTGAAGGCGGCTACATCTATGGCCGGGGCGCCGTCGACGACAAGGACAACCTGACCGCGGCGCTGATGATGATCCTGCGCCTCAAGCGCGAGGGGACGCCGCTGGACCGCGACGTCATCATGCTCGCCGAGTCTGGCGAGGAAGGGGCGCCGGACGTCGGCGCCCAGTTCATGGCCGACAATCACCTCGACGCGATCAACGCGGAGTTCTGCTTCGCCGAAGGCGGCGGCGTGGTCCGCGAGGGCGGCAAGGTGCGGCAGGCCAACGTCGGCACCACCGAGAAGGAGCCGCGGCCGATCGAGGTCATCGCGCGCGGCCCCGCGGGCCACGGCTCGGTGCCGTCGAAGAACAACGCCGTCACGCACTTGTCGGCCGCGGTGGGCAAGGTCGCCAACTGGGTGCCGCCGCTCCGCGTCAACGAGACGACCGGCGCCTACTTCCGCAAGCTGCAAACGATGGTGACGCCTGAGGTGGCCAGGGTCTACCGCGACGTGCTGAGCCCCGACCCCAAGGTGAACGGCCCGGCGGCCGAGTGGCTGCTCGAGAACCAGCCCGCGCACTGGTCCATGCTCCACACCTCGCTCGTTCCCACCATCGTCGACGCCGGGTTCCGCTACAACGTGATCCCCTCGGAGGTGAAGGCGACCTTCGACGTGCGGCTGCATCCGGATGAAGACCAGTCGAAGTTCCTGGACGAAGTGCGCAAGGTGATCAACGACCCCACCGTCGAAGTGCGGTGGTTCCGCGATCGCTACCGGCCGGCGGGCGGGTCTCGGCTCGACACCGAGGCCTATGCGGTGCTCGAAGCGCAGCTCAAGAAGCACTACAGCACCGAGGCGCTCCCCACCATGGGCACCGGCGCCACCGACATGTCGAACATCCGCGCGAAGGGCCCGCAGTGCTACGGCATCGGCCCCGCGATCGACACCGAAGACGGCCCCAAGGGCTTCGGCGCGCACAGCGACCAGGAGCGCATCCTCGAATCGGAGCTGCATCGCTTCGTGCGGTTCCAGTACGAACTGGTGATGGAGCTCGCGCGGGCCCGGTAG
- a CDS encoding carboxypeptidase regulatory-like domain-containing protein, which produces MKRLTSAVVAALFIVTATAFAQQGTADLRGKVADQQGGALPGVTIVARHQESGLYRETVSGADGTFFLSAMAPGVYELSAELTGFKKYQRRDVELAVGRTTQSDVQLQVGGIEESVTVTGESPLVDTSSKAIGGNVSAKEFVEIPSFNRNFAGYLGLLPGVVATVSMTTFGADSISVAGQNVRNVNYTMDGSNNNDTFNGGNGGAQARVPLEAVQEFQLLTSQFDAEYGMSSGGVVNSVSKAGTNSFRGSVFGFFQDERGTALDYFAAKQGLEKPATKQQQFGGTLGGPILKDKMHFFASVERVILDGGVTINIPSRPDLNRTAFENTRVWNTYLRVDHQLTSNHTYGVRWLRETSPQPVQLLDTWTEPRTEAETDVDWTVVGNLSSVIGSTKVNTFRVSAVKEDVFFGNPNFNSNGHDQKILLPTLNHLNFSDQQSARANRRLDVAYGADNVFAWFVPNKAGDHDLKFGVNYLYSTLRVEDYGNMNGTFTFNQDQPFNAANPRTYPERLSVRVANPVNFLMKGHFIGMFAQDKWKVKDRLTISAGARYDIEVLPTPNRDNPLSSGDPDSYPMDSNNIAPRLGFNYTMDAEGRSALRGGVGLFYQRTSYTFLTNMFSNGRNSSSFTVQFPTNNIDPGPRAGTIPTDPMLRNGPVVNHAAIDALFPPGTTQRNVGTVRFDNPDRQVAWSRQYSLGYERQIGASLGVGIDFIRSEQRAQYMLKDLNPGRRSTGLATGSVTRTNPLVGSVGEFAARVDTLVNEGWINYNTIQVSATKRPTNGLMARFSYAYSRGRGNTATGQGDTINSQFLDDLRLTGNEIGPTNVDRPHIVSLAASYDVPRTGGLKVSGVVQARAGTPFSLIDTTFDADQNGLTANEYLPAGTYRGTGEDAITVDYKGGRNGARGPNFLSVDFRAGYQIRMAGVRSLNLFVDVFNMTNEPNFANPSGDRRAAATFLRLTTIFNGGPTRTVQFNIRYGF; this is translated from the coding sequence ATGAAACGGCTAACAAGCGCGGTGGTCGCGGCGTTGTTCATCGTGACGGCAACGGCATTCGCGCAGCAGGGCACGGCGGATCTTCGCGGGAAGGTTGCCGACCAGCAGGGTGGGGCGCTGCCGGGAGTCACGATTGTGGCCCGGCATCAGGAAAGCGGGCTCTACCGCGAAACGGTCAGCGGGGCCGACGGCACGTTCTTCCTGAGTGCGATGGCCCCGGGGGTCTACGAACTGTCGGCTGAGTTGACGGGCTTCAAGAAGTACCAGCGGCGCGATGTGGAGCTGGCGGTCGGGCGCACCACGCAGTCCGACGTGCAGCTCCAGGTCGGCGGGATCGAGGAGTCGGTCACGGTCACGGGAGAGTCTCCTCTGGTCGATACCAGTTCGAAGGCGATCGGCGGAAACGTGAGCGCCAAGGAGTTCGTCGAGATCCCGAGCTTCAACCGCAACTTTGCCGGCTACCTGGGCCTGCTGCCGGGAGTCGTCGCCACGGTGTCGATGACCACGTTCGGCGCCGACTCGATCAGCGTGGCTGGCCAGAACGTCCGGAACGTCAACTACACGATGGACGGGTCCAACAACAACGACACGTTCAACGGCGGCAACGGCGGCGCCCAGGCCCGCGTGCCCCTCGAGGCCGTCCAGGAATTCCAACTGCTGACCAGCCAGTTCGACGCCGAGTACGGGATGTCGTCAGGGGGCGTGGTGAACTCGGTGTCGAAAGCGGGCACCAACAGCTTCCGCGGCAGCGTGTTCGGGTTCTTCCAGGATGAGCGCGGCACGGCCCTCGACTATTTCGCGGCCAAGCAGGGGCTCGAGAAGCCGGCGACCAAGCAACAGCAATTCGGCGGCACGCTCGGCGGCCCCATCCTGAAAGACAAGATGCATTTCTTCGCCAGCGTCGAGCGCGTCATCCTCGACGGCGGCGTCACGATCAACATCCCCAGCCGCCCGGACCTGAACCGCACGGCGTTCGAGAACACGCGGGTCTGGAACACCTACCTCCGCGTCGATCACCAGTTGACGTCCAACCACACCTACGGGGTCCGCTGGCTTCGCGAGACCTCACCGCAACCCGTACAACTGCTGGACACCTGGACGGAGCCCCGCACCGAGGCCGAGACCGACGTCGATTGGACCGTGGTCGGCAACCTCAGTTCGGTGATCGGATCGACCAAGGTCAACACCTTCCGGGTCTCCGCGGTGAAAGAAGACGTCTTCTTCGGCAACCCGAATTTCAACAGCAACGGCCACGACCAGAAGATCCTGTTGCCAACGCTCAACCACCTGAACTTCAGCGACCAGCAGAGTGCCCGCGCGAACCGGCGGCTCGACGTCGCCTACGGTGCCGACAACGTGTTTGCGTGGTTTGTGCCCAACAAGGCGGGTGACCACGACCTCAAGTTCGGCGTCAACTACCTGTATTCGACGCTGCGGGTCGAGGACTACGGCAACATGAACGGCACCTTCACCTTCAACCAGGACCAGCCGTTCAACGCCGCCAATCCTCGCACCTACCCGGAACGGCTGTCGGTGCGCGTCGCCAACCCCGTTAACTTCCTGATGAAGGGCCACTTCATCGGCATGTTCGCGCAGGACAAGTGGAAGGTGAAGGACCGGCTCACGATCAGCGCCGGCGCACGCTACGACATCGAGGTGCTGCCCACGCCCAACCGGGACAACCCGCTGTCTTCCGGCGATCCGGACAGTTACCCAATGGACTCGAACAACATCGCGCCCCGTCTCGGTTTCAACTACACCATGGACGCCGAGGGACGGTCGGCCCTGCGCGGCGGCGTCGGCCTGTTCTATCAACGCACGTCGTACACGTTCCTGACCAACATGTTTTCGAACGGCCGTAATTCGAGTTCGTTTACGGTGCAATTCCCGACCAATAACATCGATCCGGGGCCGCGCGCCGGCACCATTCCGACCGACCCGATGCTGCGCAACGGACCGGTCGTCAATCACGCGGCGATCGATGCGCTGTTTCCACCGGGGACGACCCAGCGGAATGTCGGCACGGTCCGATTCGACAATCCCGATCGGCAGGTCGCCTGGTCGAGACAGTACAGTCTCGGATACGAACGGCAGATCGGCGCCAGCCTGGGCGTGGGAATCGATTTCATCCGGTCCGAACAGCGCGCGCAGTACATGCTGAAGGATCTGAACCCCGGCCGTCGGTCAACGGGCCTTGCCACCGGCAGCGTGACGCGCACCAACCCTCTTGTCGGCAGTGTCGGAGAGTTCGCCGCGCGCGTGGACACGCTCGTCAACGAAGGCTGGATCAACTACAACACGATTCAGGTCTCGGCGACCAAGCGGCCCACCAACGGCCTGATGGCGCGTTTCTCGTACGCCTACTCGCGCGGCCGCGGCAACACCGCCACCGGCCAGGGGGACACGATCAACTCGCAGTTCCTTGACGACCTGCGTCTGACGGGCAACGAAATCGGCCCGACCAATGTCGATCGTCCGCACATCGTCTCGTTGGCGGCCTCTTATGACGTGCCGCGCACGGGCGGGCTCAAGGTGAGCGGCGTCGTGCAGGCGCGCGCCGGCACGCCGTTCTCGCTAATCGACACGACGTTCGATGCCGACCAGAACGGCCTCACCGCGAACGAGTACCTTCCGGCCGGCACTTATCGTGGCACCGGCGAGGATGCGATCACGGTCGACTACAAGGGGGGACGCAACGGGGCGCGAGGGCCTAATTTCCTGAGTGTGGATTTCCGGGCTGGATACCAGATCCGGATGGCCGGCGTGCGCAGCCTCAACTTGTTCGTCGACGTCTTCAACATGACTAACGAACCGAACTTCGCCAACCCGTCCGGCGACCGGAGAGCGGCGGCGACCTTTCTGAGGTTGACCACGATCTTCAACGGCGGGCCGACCCGGACCGTGCAATTCAACATCAGGTACGGCTTCTAA
- a CDS encoding RluA family pseudouridine synthase: MAMNRGWSYREQVGPEGAGRTVLDYLAATRTHSTAAAWAERLGRGEIEIEGVRARGAAVLRPGQIVVWHRPPWDEPDVPSRFEVIYEDESMVAVDKPSGLPTMPAGGFLQHTLLHLVRERYPEASPMHRLGRCTSGVVLFSRTHEAGSALARAWRDHAVTKTYRALGTGVAHTDRFEIDAAIGPVPHPLLGEVEAASATGKPSHSVATVLERGTDRTLFSVDITTGRSHQIRIHLAYAGHPLVGDPLTARAARSRSTLDSPVTAATCCMPSTCASRTRSRGTRYTCTHRRRPRSAPRPRHPWSAPTRIETPCRSTTTSRLATPGSGSARCAWGP; encoded by the coding sequence ATGGCGATGAATCGCGGGTGGTCGTATCGGGAGCAAGTCGGGCCCGAAGGCGCCGGTCGCACCGTGCTCGACTACCTGGCCGCCACCCGCACCCACTCGACCGCCGCGGCATGGGCGGAGCGGCTGGGCCGTGGCGAGATCGAGATCGAAGGCGTGCGCGCCCGCGGCGCCGCGGTCCTTCGCCCCGGCCAGATCGTGGTGTGGCATCGTCCGCCCTGGGACGAGCCGGACGTGCCGTCGCGGTTCGAGGTGATCTACGAAGACGAGTCGATGGTGGCGGTAGACAAGCCCAGCGGCCTGCCCACCATGCCCGCGGGCGGGTTCTTGCAGCACACGCTGCTCCACCTGGTGCGCGAGCGGTATCCCGAGGCGAGCCCCATGCACCGGCTGGGCCGCTGCACCTCAGGCGTGGTGTTGTTCTCGCGGACCCACGAGGCGGGATCGGCGCTCGCGAGGGCCTGGCGCGACCACGCGGTGACGAAGACCTACCGCGCGCTCGGCACCGGCGTCGCGCACACGGACAGGTTCGAGATCGATGCCGCCATTGGCCCGGTACCGCATCCACTGCTGGGCGAGGTGGAGGCCGCCTCGGCGACCGGCAAGCCGTCACACAGCGTCGCGACGGTCCTCGAACGCGGAACGGATCGCACGCTGTTCAGCGTGGACATCACGACCGGCCGATCGCACCAGATCCGGATTCACCTCGCCTATGCGGGGCATCCACTGGTGGGCGATCCGCTTACGGCGAGGGCGGCACGATCAAGATCGACCCTGGACTCCCCGGTGACGGCGGCTACCTGCTGCATGCCGAGCACTTGCGCTTCGCGCACCCGATCACGGGGCACGCGCTACACTTGCACGCACCGCCGCCGGCCGCGCTCCGCACCACGGCCGAGGCATCCCTGGTCCGCTCCCACTAGAATCGAGACGCCATGCCGCTCAACCACTACATCACGCTTGGCCACTCCGGGCTCCGGGTCAGCCCGCTGTGCCTGGGGACCATGA
- a CDS encoding aldo/keto reductase: MPLNHYITLGHSGLRVSPLCLGTMTFGEDWGWGSTVAESEAILDRFLERGGNFIDTANGYTKGHSEVIIGDYFAKSPGRRDRAVIATKFLTNLYRGDPNGGGAGRKSIIAACEQSLRRLRTDYIDLYWMHFWDRFTPIEETMRALDDLVRAGKVRYIGISDTPAWKVAQAQTQAHFRGWAPIIALQIEYSLIERTVEGELTPMALELGLGVTPWSPLRGGVLSGKYTRQNQGQLKADRGERVTNFLTERTYTIIDELIRIAGELNSTAAAVALAWVQSRPGVASTIIGARRLDQLDQNLAALDIVLTEAHLAALNTVSAPTLAFPAGFGPMAAMFGQGGTTINGTPSQMWPLLPQSDDDRY; encoded by the coding sequence ATGCCGCTCAACCACTACATCACGCTTGGCCACTCCGGGCTCCGGGTCAGCCCGCTGTGCCTGGGGACCATGACGTTTGGCGAAGACTGGGGCTGGGGCTCCACCGTGGCCGAGTCTGAAGCCATCCTCGATCGCTTCCTGGAACGCGGCGGCAACTTCATCGACACCGCGAACGGCTACACCAAGGGCCACTCCGAAGTGATCATCGGCGACTACTTCGCCAAGTCGCCCGGGCGCCGCGACCGGGCGGTGATTGCCACCAAGTTCCTCACCAACCTCTATCGCGGCGACCCGAACGGCGGCGGCGCGGGCCGCAAGTCGATCATCGCGGCCTGTGAGCAATCGCTGCGCCGGCTCCGCACCGACTACATCGATCTCTACTGGATGCACTTCTGGGACCGCTTCACGCCAATCGAAGAGACGATGCGCGCGCTCGACGACCTGGTTCGGGCGGGCAAGGTCCGCTACATCGGCATTTCCGACACACCGGCGTGGAAAGTCGCCCAGGCGCAGACCCAGGCCCACTTCCGCGGCTGGGCGCCAATCATCGCGCTGCAAATCGAGTACTCACTCATCGAGCGCACGGTGGAAGGCGAACTGACGCCGATGGCGCTGGAGCTGGGTCTCGGCGTGACGCCGTGGTCACCGCTCCGTGGCGGCGTGCTGTCGGGGAAGTACACGCGCCAGAACCAGGGCCAACTGAAGGCCGACCGCGGTGAGCGGGTCACCAACTTCCTGACCGAGCGCACCTACACCATCATCGACGAACTGATTCGCATTGCCGGCGAGCTCAACTCGACGGCGGCGGCCGTGGCGCTGGCCTGGGTGCAGTCGCGGCCGGGCGTCGCCTCCACCATCATCGGCGCGCGCCGGCTCGATCAACTCGACCAGAACCTGGCCGCGCTCGACATCGTGCTCACCGAGGCGCACCTCGCCGCGTTGAACACCGTGTCGGCACCGACCCTCGCCTTCCCCGCCGGCTTCGGGCCGATGGCGGCCATGTTCGGGCAGGGCGGCACCACCATCAACGGCACGCCGTCGCAGATGTGGCCATTGCTGCCGCAGAGTGACGACGACCGTTACTGA
- a CDS encoding DSD1 family PLP-dependent enzyme: protein MKSHSTRRAFLATSAATAAHVWIPRPVKGYTAEEILAPVKPMTTGISKWDLDTPALCVDLDKLERNIAKMQRSLAANKIGSRPHAKTHKCAPIAKLQMAAGALGICAAKLSEAEALAGQGLDRICMTTGNLSANKIRRAMQLRQRTPQFIQAVDYEPNAHDLNAAAKEAGVTADVVVDMAVGTRSGIPPGDDALALAKLVDRLPNLKLRGVLSYDGGAQHITGFAERKERALKNIDDNARTFEAMKRAGLNTEIFSGGGTGTYNIQHLVPGFTDVQVGSYIFMDMQYLAIGGEDGNPVYSDFASSLTVLATIVNNRFPGRLTTDAGAKALTLNVPRPGVIGEPGMDYNPGSDEFGTITFKEASKSYKMGDRLELIVPHCDPVVNLYDYIYGIRKDRVEVVWPVTARGHSQ from the coding sequence ATGAAGTCCCATTCGACTCGTCGCGCATTTCTCGCCACATCGGCGGCCACGGCGGCCCACGTGTGGATCCCCAGGCCCGTGAAGGGCTACACCGCGGAAGAGATTCTCGCGCCGGTCAAGCCGATGACCACCGGCATCTCGAAGTGGGATCTCGACACGCCGGCGCTGTGCGTCGACCTCGACAAGCTCGAGCGGAACATCGCGAAGATGCAGCGCTCGCTGGCCGCCAACAAGATCGGCAGCCGGCCGCATGCCAAGACCCACAAGTGCGCGCCCATCGCGAAACTGCAGATGGCCGCCGGCGCGCTCGGCATCTGCGCCGCCAAGCTGAGCGAGGCGGAGGCGCTGGCCGGGCAGGGCCTCGATCGTATCTGCATGACCACCGGCAACCTGTCGGCCAACAAGATCCGCCGTGCTATGCAATTGCGCCAGCGCACGCCGCAATTCATCCAGGCGGTGGACTACGAGCCGAACGCGCATGACCTGAACGCCGCCGCCAAAGAAGCGGGCGTGACGGCCGACGTGGTGGTCGACATGGCGGTGGGCACTCGCAGCGGCATTCCGCCTGGCGACGATGCCCTCGCCCTGGCCAAGCTTGTGGACCGGCTGCCGAACCTGAAGCTCCGCGGCGTGCTGTCGTACGACGGCGGCGCCCAGCACATCACCGGCTTCGCCGAGCGCAAGGAGCGCGCGCTCAAGAACATCGACGACAACGCGCGCACCTTCGAGGCCATGAAGCGAGCCGGCCTCAACACCGAAATCTTCAGCGGCGGCGGCACCGGCACCTACAACATCCAGCACCTCGTGCCGGGGTTCACCGACGTGCAGGTCGGCAGCTACATCTTCATGGACATGCAGTACCTGGCGATTGGTGGCGAAGACGGTAACCCGGTCTACTCGGATTTCGCATCATCGCTGACCGTGCTCGCCACCATCGTCAACAACCGCTTCCCGGGCCGGCTCACCACCGACGCCGGCGCCAAGGCCCTCACGCTCAACGTGCCGCGACCCGGCGTGATCGGCGAGCCGGGCATGGACTACAACCCCGGCTCGGACGAGTTCGGCACCATCACGTTCAAGGAAGCCAGCAAGAGCTACAAGATGGGCGATCGCCTCGAGCTGATCGTGCCGCACTGCGATCCGGTGGTGAACCTGTACGACTACATCTACGGCATTCGCAAGGATCGCGTGGAGGTGGTCTGGCCGGTGACCGCTCGCGGTCATTCGCAGTAG